Proteins from one Desmodus rotundus isolate HL8 chromosome 9, HLdesRot8A.1, whole genome shotgun sequence genomic window:
- the TRPV3 gene encoding transient receptor potential cation channel subfamily V member 3 isoform X1: MPRQRENPAAMDAHPKELVPLMGRKATIPGGNTVVLQEKRPTEVTPTKKSAHFFLEIEGFEPNPTVAKTSPPIFSKPMDSNIRQCLSGNCDDMDSPQSPQDDVTETPSNPNSPGAHLAKEERRRQKKRLKKRIFVAVSEGCVEELLGLLVELQELCKRRRGLDVPGQCLATAEDFLMHKLTASDTGKTCLMKALLNINPHTKEIVRILLAFADENDILDRFINAEYTEEAYEGQTALSIAIERRQGDITALLIAAGADVNAHAKGVFFNPKYQHEGFYFGETPLALAACTNQPEIVQLLMENEQTDITSQDSRGNNILHALVTVAEDFKTQNDFVMHMYDIILLRSGNWELETMRNNDGLTPLQLAAKLGKAEILKYILSREIKEKPLRSLSRKFTDWAYGPVSSSLYDLTNVDTTTDSSVLEIIVYNTNIDNRHEMLTLEPLHTLLRIKWKKFAKYMFFLSFCFYFFYNITLTLICYYRPREEEALPHPLALTHNMGWLQLLGRMFVLIWAMCISVKEGIAIFLLRPSDLQSILSDAWFHFVFFVQAVLVILSVFLYLFAYKEYLACLVLAMALGWANMLYYTRGFQSMGMYSVMIQKVILHDVLKFLFVYIVFLLGFGVALASLIEKCSDDKKDCTSYGSFSDAVLELFKLTIGLGDLNIQQNSKYPILFLFLLITYVILTFVLLLNMLIALMGETVENVSKESERIWRLQRARTILEFEKMLPEWLRSRFRTGELCKVAEEDFRLCLRINEVKWTEWKTHVSFLNEDPGPVRRTADLNKIRNSSRSNSKTTLNAFDELEDFPETSV; encoded by the exons TGCACACTTCTTCCTGGAGATAGAAGGGTTTGAGCCCAACCCCACTGTCGCCAAGACCTCCCCACCCATCTTCTCCAAGCCTATGGATTCCAACATCCGGCAGTG cctctctGGCAACTGTGATGACATGGACTCCCCACAATCTCCTCAGGATGATGTGACAGAGACACCATCCAATCCCAACAGTCCTGG TGCACACCTGGCCAAAGAAGAGCGGAGACGACAAAAGAAGCGGCTGAAGAAGCGCATCTTTGTGGCTGTGTCTGAGGGCTGCgtggaggagctgctggggctgctggtggAGCTGCAGGAGCTTTGCAAGAGGCGCCGTGGCCTGGATGTGCCTGGTCAGTGCTTGGCCACGGCAGaag ACTTCCTCATGCACAAGCTGACAGCCTCAGACACAGGGAAGACCTGCCTGATGAAGGCCTTGCTGAACATCAACCCCCACACCAAGGAGATCGTGCGGATCCTGCTCGCCTTTGCTGATGAGAACGACATTCTGGACAGATTCATCAATGCCGAGTACACTGAGGAGGCCTACGAAG GGCAGACAGCGCTGAGCATTGCCATCGAGCGGCGGCAGGGAGACATCACAGCGCTGCTCATCGCTGCGGGCGCTGACGTCAATGCCCACGCCAAAGGGGTCTTCTTCAACCCCAAGTACCAGCACGAAGGCTTCTACTTCG GCGAGAcacccctggccctggcagcaTGTACCAACCAGCCCGAGATTGTGCAGCTGCTTATGGAGAATGAGCAGACGGACATCACCTCACAGGACTCACGGGGCAACAACATCCTCCATGCGCTGGTGACGGTGGCTGAAGACTTCAAGACCCAGAATGACTTTGTTATGCACATGTATGACATTATCTTGCTCAGGAGCGGCAACTGGGAGCTGGAGACCATGCGCAACAACGACGGCCTCACCCCGCTGCAGCTGGCCGCCAAGCTGGGCAAGGCCGAG ATCCTGAAGTACATCCTCAGTCGTGAGATCAAGGAGAAGCCCCTCCGGAGCCTGTCCAGGAAGTTCACCGACTGGGCATATGGGCCCGTTTCGTCCTCACTCTATGACCTCACCAATGTGGACACCACGACAGACAGCTCGGTGCTGGAAATCATCGTCTACAACACCAACATCGAT AACCGGCACGAAATGCTGACTCTGGAGCCCCTGCACACACTGCTACGGATAAAATGGAAGAAGTTTGCCAAGtacatgttcttcctgtccttctgcttttatttcttctacaaCATCACCTTGACTCTCATCTGTTACTACCGACCGAGGGAGGAGGAG gCCCTCCCACACCCCCTGGCCCTGACGCACAACATGGGGTGGCTGCAGCTCTTAGGAAGGATGTTCGTGCTCATCTGGGCCATGTGCATTTCTGTGAAAGAG GGCATTGCGATCTTTCTGCTGAGACCCTCAGATCTGCAGTCCATCCTCTCAGATGCCTGGTTTCACTTCGTCTT TTTTGTCCAAGCAGTGCTTGTGATACTCTCTGTCTTCTTGTACTTGTTTGCCTACAAAGAGTACCTCGCCTGCCTCGTGCTGGCcatggccctgggctgggcgAACATGCTCTACTACACGCGGGGGTTCCAGTCCATGGGCATGTACAGCGTCATGATCCAGAAG GTCATTTTGCATGATGTTCTGAAGTTCTTGTTTGTGTATATCGTGTTCTTACTTGGATTCGGAGTAG CCCTCGCCTCCCTGATTGAGAAGTGTTCCGATGACAAAAAGGACTGCACCTCCTATGGCAGCTTCAGCGATGCCGTGCTGGAGCTCTTCAAACTCACCATAGGCCTGGGCGACCTGAACATCCAGCAGAACTCCAAGTACCCCATCCTCTTTCTGTTCCTGCTCATTACCTACGTCATCCTCACCTTCGTCCTGCTCCTCAACATGCTCATCGCCCTCATGGGAGAGACTGTGGAGAACGTCTCCAAGGAGAGCGAGCGCATCTGGCGCCTACAG AGAGCCAGGACGATCTTGGAGTTTGAGAAAATGTTGCCAGAATGGCTGAGGAGCAGATTCCGGACAGGAGAGCTGTGTAAAGTAGCAGAGGAGGACTTCCGGCTGTGTCTGCG GATCAATGAGGTGAAGTGGACTGAGTGGAAAACACACGTCTCCTTCCTCAACGAAGATCCGGGGCCCGTGAGACGGACAG cagatctCAACAAAATCCGAAATTCTTCTAGGAGCAACAGCAAAACCACCCTCAATGCATTTGATGAACTAGAAGACTTTCCAGAAACTTCAGTGTAG
- the TRPV3 gene encoding transient receptor potential cation channel subfamily V member 3 isoform X3 — MPRQRENPAAMDAHPKELVPLMGRKATIPGGNTVVLQEKRPTEVTPTKKSAHFFLEIEGFEPNPTVAKTSPPIFSKPMDSNIRQCLSGNCDDMDSPQSPQDDVTETPSNPNSPGAHLAKEERRRQKKRLKKRIFVAVSEGCVEELLGLLVELQELCKRRRGLDVPDFLMHKLTASDTGKTCLMKALLNINPHTKEIVRILLAFADENDILDRFINAEYTEEAYEGQTALSIAIERRQGDITALLIAAGADVNAHAKGVFFNPKYQHEGFYFGETPLALAACTNQPEIVQLLMENEQTDITSQDSRGNNILHALVTVAEDFKTQNDFVMHMYDIILLRSGNWELETMRNNDGLTPLQLAAKLGKAEILKYILSREIKEKPLRSLSRKFTDWAYGPVSSSLYDLTNVDTTTDSSVLEIIVYNTNIDNRHEMLTLEPLHTLLRIKWKKFAKYMFFLSFCFYFFYNITLTLICYYRPREEEALPHPLALTHNMGWLQLLGRMFVLIWAMCISVKEGIAIFLLRPSDLQSILSDAWFHFVFFVQAVLVILSVFLYLFAYKEYLACLVLAMALGWANMLYYTRGFQSMGMYSVMIQKVILHDVLKFLFVYIVFLLGFGVALASLIEKCSDDKKDCTSYGSFSDAVLELFKLTIGLGDLNIQQNSKYPILFLFLLITYVILTFVLLLNMLIALMGETVENVSKESERIWRLQRARTILEFEKMLPEWLRSRFRTGELCKVAEEDFRLCLRINEVKWTEWKTHVSFLNEDPGPVRRTADLNKIRNSSRSNSKTTLNAFDELEDFPETSV; from the exons TGCACACTTCTTCCTGGAGATAGAAGGGTTTGAGCCCAACCCCACTGTCGCCAAGACCTCCCCACCCATCTTCTCCAAGCCTATGGATTCCAACATCCGGCAGTG cctctctGGCAACTGTGATGACATGGACTCCCCACAATCTCCTCAGGATGATGTGACAGAGACACCATCCAATCCCAACAGTCCTGG TGCACACCTGGCCAAAGAAGAGCGGAGACGACAAAAGAAGCGGCTGAAGAAGCGCATCTTTGTGGCTGTGTCTGAGGGCTGCgtggaggagctgctggggctgctggtggAGCTGCAGGAGCTTTGCAAGAGGCGCCGTGGCCTGGATGTGCCTG ACTTCCTCATGCACAAGCTGACAGCCTCAGACACAGGGAAGACCTGCCTGATGAAGGCCTTGCTGAACATCAACCCCCACACCAAGGAGATCGTGCGGATCCTGCTCGCCTTTGCTGATGAGAACGACATTCTGGACAGATTCATCAATGCCGAGTACACTGAGGAGGCCTACGAAG GGCAGACAGCGCTGAGCATTGCCATCGAGCGGCGGCAGGGAGACATCACAGCGCTGCTCATCGCTGCGGGCGCTGACGTCAATGCCCACGCCAAAGGGGTCTTCTTCAACCCCAAGTACCAGCACGAAGGCTTCTACTTCG GCGAGAcacccctggccctggcagcaTGTACCAACCAGCCCGAGATTGTGCAGCTGCTTATGGAGAATGAGCAGACGGACATCACCTCACAGGACTCACGGGGCAACAACATCCTCCATGCGCTGGTGACGGTGGCTGAAGACTTCAAGACCCAGAATGACTTTGTTATGCACATGTATGACATTATCTTGCTCAGGAGCGGCAACTGGGAGCTGGAGACCATGCGCAACAACGACGGCCTCACCCCGCTGCAGCTGGCCGCCAAGCTGGGCAAGGCCGAG ATCCTGAAGTACATCCTCAGTCGTGAGATCAAGGAGAAGCCCCTCCGGAGCCTGTCCAGGAAGTTCACCGACTGGGCATATGGGCCCGTTTCGTCCTCACTCTATGACCTCACCAATGTGGACACCACGACAGACAGCTCGGTGCTGGAAATCATCGTCTACAACACCAACATCGAT AACCGGCACGAAATGCTGACTCTGGAGCCCCTGCACACACTGCTACGGATAAAATGGAAGAAGTTTGCCAAGtacatgttcttcctgtccttctgcttttatttcttctacaaCATCACCTTGACTCTCATCTGTTACTACCGACCGAGGGAGGAGGAG gCCCTCCCACACCCCCTGGCCCTGACGCACAACATGGGGTGGCTGCAGCTCTTAGGAAGGATGTTCGTGCTCATCTGGGCCATGTGCATTTCTGTGAAAGAG GGCATTGCGATCTTTCTGCTGAGACCCTCAGATCTGCAGTCCATCCTCTCAGATGCCTGGTTTCACTTCGTCTT TTTTGTCCAAGCAGTGCTTGTGATACTCTCTGTCTTCTTGTACTTGTTTGCCTACAAAGAGTACCTCGCCTGCCTCGTGCTGGCcatggccctgggctgggcgAACATGCTCTACTACACGCGGGGGTTCCAGTCCATGGGCATGTACAGCGTCATGATCCAGAAG GTCATTTTGCATGATGTTCTGAAGTTCTTGTTTGTGTATATCGTGTTCTTACTTGGATTCGGAGTAG CCCTCGCCTCCCTGATTGAGAAGTGTTCCGATGACAAAAAGGACTGCACCTCCTATGGCAGCTTCAGCGATGCCGTGCTGGAGCTCTTCAAACTCACCATAGGCCTGGGCGACCTGAACATCCAGCAGAACTCCAAGTACCCCATCCTCTTTCTGTTCCTGCTCATTACCTACGTCATCCTCACCTTCGTCCTGCTCCTCAACATGCTCATCGCCCTCATGGGAGAGACTGTGGAGAACGTCTCCAAGGAGAGCGAGCGCATCTGGCGCCTACAG AGAGCCAGGACGATCTTGGAGTTTGAGAAAATGTTGCCAGAATGGCTGAGGAGCAGATTCCGGACAGGAGAGCTGTGTAAAGTAGCAGAGGAGGACTTCCGGCTGTGTCTGCG GATCAATGAGGTGAAGTGGACTGAGTGGAAAACACACGTCTCCTTCCTCAACGAAGATCCGGGGCCCGTGAGACGGACAG cagatctCAACAAAATCCGAAATTCTTCTAGGAGCAACAGCAAAACCACCCTCAATGCATTTGATGAACTAGAAGACTTTCCAGAAACTTCAGTGTAG
- the TRPV3 gene encoding transient receptor potential cation channel subfamily V member 3 isoform X5 — MDAHPKELVPLMGRKATIPGGNTVVLQEKRPTEVTPTKKSAHFFLEIEGFEPNPTVAKTSPPIFSKPMDSNIRQCLSGNCDDMDSPQSPQDDVTETPSNPNSPGAHLAKEERRRQKKRLKKRIFVAVSEGCVEELLGLLVELQELCKRRRGLDVPGQCLATAEDFLMHKLTASDTGKTCLMKALLNINPHTKEIVRILLAFADENDILDRFINAEYTEEAYEGQTALSIAIERRQGDITALLIAAGADVNAHAKGVFFNPKYQHEGFYFGETPLALAACTNQPEIVQLLMENEQTDITSQDSRGNNILHALVTVAEDFKTQNDFVMHMYDIILLRSGNWELETMRNNDGLTPLQLAAKLGKAEILKYILSREIKEKPLRSLSRKFTDWAYGPVSSSLYDLTNVDTTTDSSVLEIIVYNTNIDNRHEMLTLEPLHTLLRIKWKKFAKYMFFLSFCFYFFYNITLTLICYYRPREEEALPHPLALTHNMGWLQLLGRMFVLIWAMCISVKEGIAIFLLRPSDLQSILSDAWFHFVFFVQAVLVILSVFLYLFAYKEYLACLVLAMALGWANMLYYTRGFQSMGMYSVMIQKVILHDVLKFLFVYIVFLLGFGVALASLIEKCSDDKKDCTSYGSFSDAVLELFKLTIGLGDLNIQQNSKYPILFLFLLITYVILTFVLLLNMLIALMGETVENVSKESERIWRLQRARTILEFEKMLPEWLRSRFRTGELCKVAEEDFRLCLRINEVKWTEWKTHVSFLNEDPGPVRRTADLNKIRNSSRSNSKTTLNAFDELEDFPETSV; from the exons TGCACACTTCTTCCTGGAGATAGAAGGGTTTGAGCCCAACCCCACTGTCGCCAAGACCTCCCCACCCATCTTCTCCAAGCCTATGGATTCCAACATCCGGCAGTG cctctctGGCAACTGTGATGACATGGACTCCCCACAATCTCCTCAGGATGATGTGACAGAGACACCATCCAATCCCAACAGTCCTGG TGCACACCTGGCCAAAGAAGAGCGGAGACGACAAAAGAAGCGGCTGAAGAAGCGCATCTTTGTGGCTGTGTCTGAGGGCTGCgtggaggagctgctggggctgctggtggAGCTGCAGGAGCTTTGCAAGAGGCGCCGTGGCCTGGATGTGCCTGGTCAGTGCTTGGCCACGGCAGaag ACTTCCTCATGCACAAGCTGACAGCCTCAGACACAGGGAAGACCTGCCTGATGAAGGCCTTGCTGAACATCAACCCCCACACCAAGGAGATCGTGCGGATCCTGCTCGCCTTTGCTGATGAGAACGACATTCTGGACAGATTCATCAATGCCGAGTACACTGAGGAGGCCTACGAAG GGCAGACAGCGCTGAGCATTGCCATCGAGCGGCGGCAGGGAGACATCACAGCGCTGCTCATCGCTGCGGGCGCTGACGTCAATGCCCACGCCAAAGGGGTCTTCTTCAACCCCAAGTACCAGCACGAAGGCTTCTACTTCG GCGAGAcacccctggccctggcagcaTGTACCAACCAGCCCGAGATTGTGCAGCTGCTTATGGAGAATGAGCAGACGGACATCACCTCACAGGACTCACGGGGCAACAACATCCTCCATGCGCTGGTGACGGTGGCTGAAGACTTCAAGACCCAGAATGACTTTGTTATGCACATGTATGACATTATCTTGCTCAGGAGCGGCAACTGGGAGCTGGAGACCATGCGCAACAACGACGGCCTCACCCCGCTGCAGCTGGCCGCCAAGCTGGGCAAGGCCGAG ATCCTGAAGTACATCCTCAGTCGTGAGATCAAGGAGAAGCCCCTCCGGAGCCTGTCCAGGAAGTTCACCGACTGGGCATATGGGCCCGTTTCGTCCTCACTCTATGACCTCACCAATGTGGACACCACGACAGACAGCTCGGTGCTGGAAATCATCGTCTACAACACCAACATCGAT AACCGGCACGAAATGCTGACTCTGGAGCCCCTGCACACACTGCTACGGATAAAATGGAAGAAGTTTGCCAAGtacatgttcttcctgtccttctgcttttatttcttctacaaCATCACCTTGACTCTCATCTGTTACTACCGACCGAGGGAGGAGGAG gCCCTCCCACACCCCCTGGCCCTGACGCACAACATGGGGTGGCTGCAGCTCTTAGGAAGGATGTTCGTGCTCATCTGGGCCATGTGCATTTCTGTGAAAGAG GGCATTGCGATCTTTCTGCTGAGACCCTCAGATCTGCAGTCCATCCTCTCAGATGCCTGGTTTCACTTCGTCTT TTTTGTCCAAGCAGTGCTTGTGATACTCTCTGTCTTCTTGTACTTGTTTGCCTACAAAGAGTACCTCGCCTGCCTCGTGCTGGCcatggccctgggctgggcgAACATGCTCTACTACACGCGGGGGTTCCAGTCCATGGGCATGTACAGCGTCATGATCCAGAAG GTCATTTTGCATGATGTTCTGAAGTTCTTGTTTGTGTATATCGTGTTCTTACTTGGATTCGGAGTAG CCCTCGCCTCCCTGATTGAGAAGTGTTCCGATGACAAAAAGGACTGCACCTCCTATGGCAGCTTCAGCGATGCCGTGCTGGAGCTCTTCAAACTCACCATAGGCCTGGGCGACCTGAACATCCAGCAGAACTCCAAGTACCCCATCCTCTTTCTGTTCCTGCTCATTACCTACGTCATCCTCACCTTCGTCCTGCTCCTCAACATGCTCATCGCCCTCATGGGAGAGACTGTGGAGAACGTCTCCAAGGAGAGCGAGCGCATCTGGCGCCTACAG AGAGCCAGGACGATCTTGGAGTTTGAGAAAATGTTGCCAGAATGGCTGAGGAGCAGATTCCGGACAGGAGAGCTGTGTAAAGTAGCAGAGGAGGACTTCCGGCTGTGTCTGCG GATCAATGAGGTGAAGTGGACTGAGTGGAAAACACACGTCTCCTTCCTCAACGAAGATCCGGGGCCCGTGAGACGGACAG cagatctCAACAAAATCCGAAATTCTTCTAGGAGCAACAGCAAAACCACCCTCAATGCATTTGATGAACTAGAAGACTTTCCAGAAACTTCAGTGTAG
- the TRPV3 gene encoding transient receptor potential cation channel subfamily V member 3 isoform X6, with the protein MPRQRENPAAMDAHPKELVPLMGRKATIPGGNTVVLQEKRPTEVTPTKKSAHFFLEIEGFEPNPTVAKTSPPIFSKPMDSNIRQCLSGNCDDMDSPQSPQDDVTETPSNPNSPGAHLAKEERRRQKKRLKKRIFVAVSEGCVEELLGLLVELQELCKRRRGLDVPGQCLATAEDFLMHKLTASDTGKTCLMKALLNINPHTKEIVRILLAFADENDILDRFINAEYTEEAYEGQTALSIAIERRQGDITALLIAAGADVNAHAKGVFFNPKYQHEGFYFGETPLALAACTNQPEIVQLLMENEQTDITSQDSRGNNILHALVTVAEDFKTQNDFVMHMYDIILLRSGNWELETMRNNDGLTPLQLAAKLGKAEILKYILSREIKEKPLRSLSRKFTDWAYGPVSSSLYDLTNVDTTTDSSVLEIIVYNTNIDNRHEMLTLEPLHTLLRIKWKKFAKYMFFLSFCFYFFYNITLTLICYYRPREEEALPHPLALTHNMGWLQLLGRMFVLIWAMCISVKEGIAIFLLRPSDLQSILSDAWFHFVFFVQAVLVILSVFLYLFAYKEYLACLVLAMALGWANMLYYTRGFQSMGMYSVMIQKVILHDVLKFLFVYIVFLLGFGVGLGDLNIQQNSKYPILFLFLLITYVILTFVLLLNMLIALMGETVENVSKESERIWRLQRARTILEFEKMLPEWLRSRFRTGELCKVAEEDFRLCLRINEVKWTEWKTHVSFLNEDPGPVRRTADLNKIRNSSRSNSKTTLNAFDELEDFPETSV; encoded by the exons TGCACACTTCTTCCTGGAGATAGAAGGGTTTGAGCCCAACCCCACTGTCGCCAAGACCTCCCCACCCATCTTCTCCAAGCCTATGGATTCCAACATCCGGCAGTG cctctctGGCAACTGTGATGACATGGACTCCCCACAATCTCCTCAGGATGATGTGACAGAGACACCATCCAATCCCAACAGTCCTGG TGCACACCTGGCCAAAGAAGAGCGGAGACGACAAAAGAAGCGGCTGAAGAAGCGCATCTTTGTGGCTGTGTCTGAGGGCTGCgtggaggagctgctggggctgctggtggAGCTGCAGGAGCTTTGCAAGAGGCGCCGTGGCCTGGATGTGCCTGGTCAGTGCTTGGCCACGGCAGaag ACTTCCTCATGCACAAGCTGACAGCCTCAGACACAGGGAAGACCTGCCTGATGAAGGCCTTGCTGAACATCAACCCCCACACCAAGGAGATCGTGCGGATCCTGCTCGCCTTTGCTGATGAGAACGACATTCTGGACAGATTCATCAATGCCGAGTACACTGAGGAGGCCTACGAAG GGCAGACAGCGCTGAGCATTGCCATCGAGCGGCGGCAGGGAGACATCACAGCGCTGCTCATCGCTGCGGGCGCTGACGTCAATGCCCACGCCAAAGGGGTCTTCTTCAACCCCAAGTACCAGCACGAAGGCTTCTACTTCG GCGAGAcacccctggccctggcagcaTGTACCAACCAGCCCGAGATTGTGCAGCTGCTTATGGAGAATGAGCAGACGGACATCACCTCACAGGACTCACGGGGCAACAACATCCTCCATGCGCTGGTGACGGTGGCTGAAGACTTCAAGACCCAGAATGACTTTGTTATGCACATGTATGACATTATCTTGCTCAGGAGCGGCAACTGGGAGCTGGAGACCATGCGCAACAACGACGGCCTCACCCCGCTGCAGCTGGCCGCCAAGCTGGGCAAGGCCGAG ATCCTGAAGTACATCCTCAGTCGTGAGATCAAGGAGAAGCCCCTCCGGAGCCTGTCCAGGAAGTTCACCGACTGGGCATATGGGCCCGTTTCGTCCTCACTCTATGACCTCACCAATGTGGACACCACGACAGACAGCTCGGTGCTGGAAATCATCGTCTACAACACCAACATCGAT AACCGGCACGAAATGCTGACTCTGGAGCCCCTGCACACACTGCTACGGATAAAATGGAAGAAGTTTGCCAAGtacatgttcttcctgtccttctgcttttatttcttctacaaCATCACCTTGACTCTCATCTGTTACTACCGACCGAGGGAGGAGGAG gCCCTCCCACACCCCCTGGCCCTGACGCACAACATGGGGTGGCTGCAGCTCTTAGGAAGGATGTTCGTGCTCATCTGGGCCATGTGCATTTCTGTGAAAGAG GGCATTGCGATCTTTCTGCTGAGACCCTCAGATCTGCAGTCCATCCTCTCAGATGCCTGGTTTCACTTCGTCTT TTTTGTCCAAGCAGTGCTTGTGATACTCTCTGTCTTCTTGTACTTGTTTGCCTACAAAGAGTACCTCGCCTGCCTCGTGCTGGCcatggccctgggctgggcgAACATGCTCTACTACACGCGGGGGTTCCAGTCCATGGGCATGTACAGCGTCATGATCCAGAAG GTCATTTTGCATGATGTTCTGAAGTTCTTGTTTGTGTATATCGTGTTCTTACTTGGATTCGGAGTAG GCCTGGGCGACCTGAACATCCAGCAGAACTCCAAGTACCCCATCCTCTTTCTGTTCCTGCTCATTACCTACGTCATCCTCACCTTCGTCCTGCTCCTCAACATGCTCATCGCCCTCATGGGAGAGACTGTGGAGAACGTCTCCAAGGAGAGCGAGCGCATCTGGCGCCTACAG AGAGCCAGGACGATCTTGGAGTTTGAGAAAATGTTGCCAGAATGGCTGAGGAGCAGATTCCGGACAGGAGAGCTGTGTAAAGTAGCAGAGGAGGACTTCCGGCTGTGTCTGCG GATCAATGAGGTGAAGTGGACTGAGTGGAAAACACACGTCTCCTTCCTCAACGAAGATCCGGGGCCCGTGAGACGGACAG cagatctCAACAAAATCCGAAATTCTTCTAGGAGCAACAGCAAAACCACCCTCAATGCATTTGATGAACTAGAAGACTTTCCAGAAACTTCAGTGTAG